The Bactrocera dorsalis isolate Fly_Bdor chromosome 3, ASM2337382v1, whole genome shotgun sequence genomic interval TTCCATAAGttcgttttcttttattataccCACAATTTTTCAATGCAGCAACAATGAGTCATTATCTCCCCTTATCACCATATTCAATGCTTATTCTACAAACAATAATAATCTTCGTTTTTTAAAATAGTCACATCGAGGTGGTCAGGAGCCACCAGGTCCCGATACCAACTCTATTTCCATGCCGTCGGAAAATAATAGTCTAAGATCAGCACATAACTTAGAGGCAAATGAAGGAAGAGCCAATGGAAGACAAACTGAACCAACTTTTTATATTCGTTCGCGCACAAGCACTCTAAACACTACTGCGCTTAAAGATGATGTCTACGAGGTTcgttttaatgtttattttttgctaaagattcttttaaaaatataattttctcaaTGAATTGACAGAGTTTGGATTATGATGTATGTGATAATGTACTGTTCAAGGAAGATCAAAAATTTTCCGACAATGCGCGTTTCAATATTCGAaaagatattctgcgttggataatatttatacaaattggTGTTGTGACCGCGCTAATCGCCTGCGTTATTGACATTCCCATTGAAGAGTTGTCTGCAGTAAAATACACGTTCCTCAAAAATTGTACGAACAATAATTTCTAAATGCGTAAAGTCTTTATACCAACTTAAGTTTCTGAAATTCCAAAGTCTTATCCGAAGTGTATGTATAAGCGAAtgcaaaattttaacttttcaaaaaatcaattcgGAAAATacggttttaatattttttttacgacTAACGGACATGAAATAAATGTATAATGAAATGATCTTACTTCTAGCTGTTGACAACAACGTAGCTGCTAATATCAACCCCGGAGGAAATTTGGTTATTCCGTATATCTATTGGATGGCAATGAGCATAGTACCAGTGGTATTGGGTGCAGCGTTAGTAACTTATGTAGAGCCAATAACTGCTGGTAGTGGAATGCCTCAAGTAAAAAGCTATCTCAACGGTGTTAAAATTCCTCGAATTGTTCGTATAAAAACACTGGCTGTAAAAGCGGTAGGTGTGGTAACGGCGGTAGTAGGCGGACTGGTGGGAGGAAAGGtgattttcatgaaatatatataaaatgcttaCTATTAATATGATTTCAAAATGAACAGGAAGGTCCAATGGCTCACGCCGGCGCCGTGGTTGCTGCGGGTATATCACAAGGAAAAAGTACAACGTTTGTTAaggattttcgaatttttcgagCTTTTCGAGATGATCATGAGAAACGAGATTTTGTATTGGGTGGCGCTGCAGctggtgttgctgctgctttcgGTTCTCCAATCGGCGGAATGTTATTCTCGTTGGAGGAGGCAGCTAGTTTCTGGAACCAAAATCTTATTTGGCGAACCCTGGTCGCATCTATTATAAGTTCGTTCACGCTAAACATTGTCCTTTCCGCATATCAtggtttgaataattttacttttacggGCCTATTTAATTTGGGCAAATTCGAGCAACCCCTAACATTTGAATACTTCGAGTTACCTATATTTATGTTATTCGGCGTGACTGGTGGTCTTTTGGGTGCCATGTGGAACTCATATAATACGCATATAAACCGATTTCGTTCACGTTTCATTAAGTTCAAATTTGCACGAATTCTAGAAGCAGCACTTGTGGCAGTTATCGGTGTGACATTGGCATgtgttatgatttttttcataaatgacTGTCGCCCACTCGGAAATGACCCAACCGATTATCCAGTACAAGTAggaaacaatttaaatatatacatataacattttAGCTTATCTAAATATGATCACATAACATTTGCAGCTCTTTTGTGAGGATAATGAATACAACGCCGTAGCTGCACTTTGGTTCCAAACACCGGAGGCGACTGTACGTTCACTCTTTCATGACCCACCAGGTacagaaaaatatacaatatttgacttttattttcttgtaaTCCATTTCATGTTcaactttttttcgttttctcatAGGCTCGCACAAAATATTAACGCTGACGGTATTCACATTAGTTTACTACTTTCTGGCTTGTGTTACCTTTGGTCTAAATGTATCTCTTGGCATATTTATACCAACGGGGTTAGTAGGAGCCGCTTGGGGCCGTTTAGTGGCCATGATCATCTTCTATATTTTCCCTGAAGCGGTAATTGACGAGAGTGAAGATAATCGCAAATGCTATCTTACACATACTTTCTTCTTTAGACATTTTTAAGTCCAGGTAAATATGCCCTCATCGGCGCAGCTGCCAATTTAGGTGGAGTGCTGCGTATGACTATTAGTCTTTCGGTCATACTCATGGAGACAACCGGTGTGGAAACATCATTTTTCTTCCCTCTGATTGTGACACTAATTAGTGCAAAGTGGGTCGGAGATTACTTTACTGAGGTGGGCTTCATTTCTTACATTTAACTATAATACGGAAAATTACACTTTTGTAGGGCATCTACgacattcaaataaaaatgagcTGTGTGCCGCTATTGCCTTGGGAGCTTCTACCGAAGTATAAAGGGCTCAAAGCTTCAGAATTAATGAGTACGCCTGTTGTCTGTATAAAGAAATGCGACAGTgcgaagtacatatataaagtacTGCGGCGTTGTAAACATAACGGCTTTCCAGTAGTGGAGGATGTAAAGGGTGTtagtaaaattcaattttgacttatatattttaaattatatgttCTTATTTTCTGCTGTTCAGAATAATCGTGCAAATGGTCGAGTTTGCGGCATTGTTTTGCGCTCACAACTGATTGTGATTCTGCTGAATTCATTTTacgaagaaaagaaaaacttttggGAGAAAGAGGTTTCAATACAAACCTTCAGGAACGTTTACCCACGTTATCCGTCAATTGACGTAAGTAAACCAATTTAACTATTCAAACGcgctaataatataaaaactttgACCCCTCTATATTGCAGAGCGTGCGCTTgccaaatgaaaaagaaaattacacTGTAAATTTGGATATTTTTATGAATCCATCGCCAGTGCGTGTTAGTCAAGTAAGTTTTCTATAATTTGGTTAAGTAAAATGATATTCATTTACGGATGTTTTAGTGTGATTCAGCATCAAAGATATTTAAGAAGTTCCGGGCTCTGGGCTTGCGTCATATGATTGTGATTGATCGTGAAAATCgtgttgttggtattattaCACGCAAggattttttgtataaataataatttgcatgcccatgtatttaatataaaatatgactgtattattataatatgcagTCGCAGTATAAATATCCAGCTGTGGATTatacgattttattttttcgaataactTCTTATATTCTCATACATTAATCCCGTTAATTAATTTGACTATTTACTTTATCGTGTATTATTTTAGTAATCGATATTCATATATACCCTAATGTATTTTTGTACTTGATATGTActgtaaattgttaaaatatattataaagtaTGGACTGAACTCCGAAGTCACGTAGGAGGATAAAAGCGTAATGTTTTAATGCAGAAAACCGATTGTGTAATAAGTTGTGGGCGACTcgcttttctattttcttttttgatgaaaatcgtTTGAATAATTATATTCGGAACAGCGTATATATtgacacgaagtttgtaacactccgAAGGAAACGTCCGAGAcactataaattatatttatatacatctGTAAATGATCAACACGATGAGCTGCGTCgtttagccatgcccgtctgtctgtatgtatatacgcaaactagatccacagtttttgagatatcgatcgaaaattttgcacacatttttttctcctcaagaagcagtttatttgtcggaaccgccgatatcggatatTATAGTTCTGGTGCAACCGaagtaaagttttttcttgttctaaaTTCAACTTGACTGAATTGGGAAATAATTTGgagacatttaaaatttttcgctttttatttaaaatatcaaatgcAGTAACGTAGGtttctttcaaataaattagtttaatacaaaatatcaaTACTATTGTAAAgtatacaaacacaaaaacacaaattatgCCTGCCAAAGTCGCTGGGGAATAAGGCAGGTAAAATCATAAAACGAGTATCTACAATAATATTACAACTGTAAAACAAAGCATTTTAATCTAATTTCAAGTTGTTCGCCTTGAAAATTAAACGCTCTAAAGCGCGATTAATGCGCAGAATAACGAAATATCCAACAATTAGAGCCGTCAGGCTGACAAATGTGCCAATGCCCTCGTAAATGAAGCGCGGCGCAAAGATCTTCCACACCATCAGATGACGACAGTGAATGGTGCAAGCCAGCATGGCACAAAACACCTGCAACGAAGTGGATGTATGAAATTAATTCGaaataaacaagtaaataagaaaaaatttaaaatagtttaccTTAATTCCTTGCAGTATTAAAAACTGTACTGCGAGTTTAAATGAACTGGCAAGGAAGGTGCCTTCATTTTCATACAGCAGAAATTCGCCACGCATCATGTCCAAGCCAATTCCTTCGACCGTTGATGTGGCGGGCGTCCCATTCGCATTCGTGTTTGCAGCGGTTGTACCTTTTATGAATTTCGGATGAAGTGCGCAAAGTGAGAATGTTAACAAACTGAGCAGATTGTACATGCAAAAAAAGAAGACTTGTCCACAGAATGTGTTCAATATAACTAGAACTCCAGAAATTAAATGCGACTTCCCAAGACCACTGGTACGACCAACGAAAGCAGCGCGCCAATCAATCTGCGAGAGGGTGGTTTGATGAGACGTGGCAAAGAAGCAGAAATGTGCCAATAAAAACCAACTGACTATACCCGTAAATGTTGGCTGTATGCAATTTGCTAACGTAAACAATTAGATATCAGCTGAGATAAATACAAGTATTAAAAAGTCAATTAGTTCAGTATTCTTACCTAAATTCGCCGCTGTTCGAAAGCGCAATGTGGAATGAACCAAGATGATGACAACCGAAATCGCTATACACGCGACCATACCAATTGTGGCACGCGGTTCGAGTAGTACAATCAGCATCATACTGAGAAACAGTCCAAACACGATAGTGGCTGAGGAGTACACGGTGGTCAGCCCATAGACCATTGCATCCATCTGATTCACACGAGCCTCTGCGTCGTCATACATGCGCTTGATCTTCTTGAATATCTGCGGTATGACGTTGTCCCACGGCCTAATTTGAATAGGTGTGCTAAAGTTGGGCAGAACGTAGAAAGTCAGCAATGGCGAAACGCACAGCACAACTATCTGCACAAGCATGAGGCCGTAAATTACCAGCGCCATGGCATCGATGTGCGTGCGCTTCACATTTTTCACGGCACTATGGGCAAGCAACAAATGCCCGCCAGCACAAATCGAAGCTATTGTGGGTCCATACCGTGCGAGCCATACATTGGGCGAACCGCCGGTTAAGCTACCGCTGTGCCTTAGATAGAGTCGGGAGAGCGTTGTGTACAGCACTATAATGACCACTGCAAAAATGTAGGTCTTGGCGGTTGCTGGACGTTTTATCGAGAAACCGTCAGAGTTGCCTGAGAAATCTACGCAGTTTCCCTGTTCCTCTCTACAACGGAAGAGCATATACGTGTAACGAACGATAATAATCGCCAGTACGCTGAACAGTAGCAATTGCGCGATGGTGGAACGTAAAAATTGCGACCATTTGAAGCGCTTATTCAGTTCAAGACGCAAACATTTCTGAATGATTTCATACGCCAGCAGTAGAATGGATCCTACTAGTAGATATGACAGTATTTTCGGTTCCTGTATGATAAAACTGTTGGAGAAGAATACACTGACGGCGattatgaaaataattcgagttggCATATTGCCGAAACGCTTCACCGCCGACCAATTGTTGGCAATTGTACGCCAATTTTGCAGGGCGTGGAAAATTAGAATAAATGCGCTGACGATGTTGGTAAAGAATATCACGCCGTGGTCCTCCGATTTGAAAGAGAAGTTCTTGAAGTAGCGATACCCAAAGAAACCAGCCGCAATATTTACGAGATACGTAAATGTAACTCCCTTCGGTGTGAATATACGGTAGAGCTCTAAGGCATTTAAGTTGTTGACTACCAGAAATGAAAAGAATATTGGCAGCAGCGTAAACAAGAGTCCTTGGGACATTTGCACAGCATCGAATTTCACCCAAATTTCACGGCACGTGTTGAGAATTAGTCGCATATTAGCATTTAGATCACCAATAAACGATTTGAAGCCCGCTTCATTGTAGACCGTCTTGACGCGATGAGTGAATAAGACATATTCGTTATGCATATTCTCCAATTCGTCAACGCTGAATGTACGCTTGTTCTCCAAAGCATAATTGAAGAAGTACTTATACATCTGTTGCGCATTTTGCCAGGCATGGAGTAAAAGTGTCTGGAATTTGTTCATGTACGGCACTTTAATATCAGGTACGATGTTGAAATTGATTAAGCCCAAATTTGAGTAGGGTATGGGGACACCCAGTATTGTGGCCAAGGTGGGTACGAGGTCGATCTGAAAGACATAAGAGAATGGAATATTAAATTATGAATAATAATGGGCACTTATTGAAATTGCGCAAAACCAATGCAAATCAAAGGAAAGGAAAAGTTGAAAATTGTATATGCTGAATtggattttctttaaaaaagcctGTTTCTATATTTGCTTTGATTATTGCTAATATCTGTTCTCATTTAGATAAGTGACGCAATCAAggtatatttaattgtttaagaAGGCACAACTTGACGTGTGTCACAATGCTATAACAATTGCATATTATCTCTGCCTTCTTACATTAAAATAgatatgatttttaaaataaatatgtacattttggACTGATAAGAAATTTTACGCATTGCTACATTTCGATAAGGGCGATTGTTATAAATACGTTGAGGAGTTTATCTCTCGCTTTGGTGTTCATAAGCTTACCTGCTGCATAGTTGTATTATCAGAACCAAATTCGCTACCGATGAATTTGTTGCCTTTAGTATAGGCAAATAACAATGCATTAGTTTCATCTTCGGTTTCGCCTCCATGATCGCCCGATGCCGTCATGCCATGATCACCCATCACAAGTAAAGTTGTATCACCATCCATTTTTGCTATAACTGATCTAAAAAATGCAACcatgtaatttttaaacttattgcCTACTTTAGAATAAGTATATATGTGATCTACTTTATGACTTCGTTCATTTCACTGAGTTTACGGGCCATCTCTTCATGTAAAGGTCCGTGTTTGTGGCCACAGTGGTCAACTCCAAGAAAGTGAGCAATAAGTACCTGCCAGTCATCCTTTGCAAGTTCTTTTGGCAATAACTGTTCAATTTTGTTGTCCACTGTATCCAAATCGAATATGTCGAAGCTGGGATAGGAATAAGCACGCCTAAAACGTCTAGGATACAGATCTGTCCATGTGCTATCACCCAAAAATACCATGGGCAGATTATGTCTGACCAACTGATCAATAATATTATCTTCGTTGATTTCGGGAGAAGCGAAATTCGAGCCCATGTCAACAAAGGTTGGTAAACTGCCGGTTGTAAGACCTTTAAGGCGCTGTAAAGTGGTTGTTGGTGGATCGGCTTTAAATTGCATGAGGTGTGCATTTTCGGGCGAACTTTGTATCAAATCGTACATTATTGTCAGCTTATTTTCATAAGGAAGTGGATTTGAAATATTCTCCTTATAGACACCGAAATCATATTTTAGTGCATCAATGAGCAAAATAATCACTTTTGACTTTTGCGGCAGACACAAATTGGAAGTAGCGTTTACATCCTTGAAGATTTCTTGTACAATTTCctcacttaaaaaatattcctgaaaataaaaaatatatgcaatattttatcattattaatacaaaaaattaatgacttaCATCACTTTCATTTAAAGATAGGCGTTGACATGAGCTAATATCCGTTTTGGATACACGTGAAAGAAGAAAACCTCGCGAGAAAAGCAGAACACCAGATGATATCAAATAAGCCAACCATATTAGCACGAAAAAATAGCTCCACGCATAATTCATGGCTTGACTGGGTTAATTTTAGGTAAAATCTATTAATGTATATTAATGCAAAGCAGCTCCAATGATTCTGCTTAGCGCTGACTAGAACTTATTACTGCGATGCGTTGAGAACTTGTTTCTGTTTTCGCCTTGATAACTTTTATCTTTGCatattgaattttgattttatatctCGTGGCCAATGAACTACTTAATTTTCtgtaataaatgcaaaaaatactgtgaaacaataaataatttcgttttttattgtcGTTTGAGTGAAAACGTCAGCTGTTTATGGAAATACTTCTGTCagggcacatatgtatgtatgaagagAAACGACTTAGCAATAATAACTTAGCGACCATATTTTTAGAAATGTATGgacttaataataattttgcttaaaagataaaatatttttaacttcacaaaatataaattaaccaTTTATGTTGTTAAACAATATTGTTAATTTCAACTTTTGTATGTTTACATCGTTGCACATTGTGGGTTAAAGGCGTTTCACTGTAGATGTCGCGTAGTACAATAAGTTGGCAGTACTGTCGTATAGTTCCATAGCGGGCGTCTGTTAACGGATTTGAAAATGTGTATTTGGAGTCATTTGTGGCAGATGTTGGTGTGAATTTGGTTTAGTTTACtattgtgaaaattatttgatacaattaaaaatatacatttctgGTGCATAAATATAGGAAAAGAGAggattttatataaattctatTTGTTCAGTTCGAAGTTAACTACTTTGCCGGACAAAGACACGAAATGGAGggattattgaaaataattgagaCGAGTGACGAATATTGCAATGAATTAAAGGAGCTTAAAGAGGTAAAGATGCAAAATTGCTTACAGATTTGGCGTTTTgcttattttgtaattattttcaatttctttcaaagaaatttattaaagactTGCGCGATCAACTTCGTGGACAAAAAACTGCAATTCTTGAACCAATTACATTGGGTCAGTTGCCTAACATCACCCctcaacaaaaaaagaaacgaattaAACGCTTGTCAGATCTGACGGAAAGCGATAGTGAGTAGAAAAAGCTAAATtcttaaattgtaaaatttttatgttttaataatttttataaacagaTGAGTCCATTCCTGAAAAAATTTCTCCTCGTCTGTCAGCGCGTACGAGTAACTCTAAACTTCTTGCCACAGCCGATACCATGGAAGCTGAGCAAATTGATATTGAACACGTCCCAGCAACTCCCGATTTATGTCCAACACCTGCACCAAGGAGTGCAAAGGTTGAATACAAAGAACAATTAGAGGAAAAATTGATGCCACCTCCTCCAGCGCCTATTACTGCGCAGAGTAATTTAACACAAGTCGCTGCTAATAATGAAACGTCATTCTCAAGACCACAACGTGCAGCAAAATTGAAATCAGAAAAGAACTTGAAAGAACCAAAACTTAACTGTAAAATGCGTCGTCCCAGTAAAAACAACACTACTAAGGTGAAGTTGGAGCATGAACAACGACCCTCACAAATGCACGAAGTTGATGATAACACAGTTCAGAGCAACAGTGATGCTTCCAAATCTACTGCTAGCATCACATCTGAAAATTCTGTAATAGCCATTCCAACAAAAGCTCCATCTGTGGTGGAGCTGAATTCAGACGATGAAGCCACAGATAAAAATTCTCAacgtatgtataataattttctttaattaattttccgtaaaagtgtattttttttaaatggtagGCAATTCTACAGAGGACGGTAAGACACGTGGCCTACGCATCAAAATTAAACGTGAAAAGAGTAGTATTGGAGTTGCTAATGACAAAGCAAATGTCGAGCCGTCGGCACCTTCTACAACACTGGAATCGTCAGTTAGTGCGCAACAAACTGTTCCATTGCCAAAGGTaagcttcaaaaaattcaataatcaTTAACTAATCATTAGCAATTATCTAGATTCCTATAAAATCTGAACCTGGTAGCGACGATTCGACACTGGCTTCCACCACTCTTTCGGTTAATACTACCGCTAATACTAAACGTCGCAAGAAAAAGGATGCTGTGCCCAAACCTATAAAAGTTGAAAGATTTAGCGACATTGATGCAACCGAAACTACCCGTAAAACTCGTAAACAAACCCGTGCGTCTGGTGGATCTGTTTATGAAGATGCGGTGGATCACCCAATTTCAAATGAAGCTGTTAGCACACCGCCCACGCGAGTTTCACTAGTGCCACCAGAAGTTGCTGCCGCTGCAGGAATGAATGAGACTAGAAATAATTCTGCACAACCCGAAAAGGCTGGTAACTTGACAGTAGTAACAGGTGCTGTCATAAATGATGCTACATTTTGTGCAAATGCCGCACAAACCACGTTCCAAGTGGATGCTGCACAGGCCACCTTTGTTATGGATGGTCAAAATGCTAATATGACTGTTACGATAAACAAAAAGTCAGGCGGAGCAGTCACTTCGGTGGGAGACACAACATACAATGTGCCCATCAGTGACAAAGCAAACAATTCGACTGCCTCGTCCCGTCATTCGATGGAGACTGCAAAAGACACCACACATCCCCAACAAGACAGCCTAATAACCGAGGATGAGTCATTTGAACCAGAAAAGCCAAAGGGTAAATTAGCAACCCTGCCAAAACCTGGTCCAGCTTCCACAAAATTAGGGTCAGCTAAGATTTTCAAAATGCCCACCCGTACGAATGAACTATTCAAGTAAATATATACAGATTTCTGATTTTGACATAATTCTTACCAATTTATTGGTTTTAGTCCCCTTGTGCAAAGTCCGGTGAAGAAAAAGGTTGAAGCTTTCGAAAATGCTGCTATAGCTGCACATACTACAGAAGTAACCAGTTCTGGTCGTCCGAAACGAACTAAGGAAAACACAGCACCGGTAAATGAGAgttgaaaataattgtttctttccttatatatggttatatgtaTTTCCAGTCAAGTATAAACACCCCAACTTTTGGAAAGCTCGCATCCGTGCCTACACTAGGAAGGTTCCTAACACCAACGCAATCTTCTAATCTCACAGGCTCACTAGCAAAAGTTAAGAAGGTGCCGAATAGTGCGTCTAAAGTAATGCCGCATTCGAAAGGTATTGCTGGTGTTAAAGCCACTGCCAGTACAACTGCTTCAAAAACTTTATCTCGCGAAAATAGCGCCGAAGATTTTCGCAAAGGTTTGCATAGCTTAGCCGAGGAGCGCAAGAAGCAACGAGAACAGAAACATCTCATCGCCGCCCAACAGCGAGAAGCTAAAGAACGGGAACGTGCTGAACGTGCAGCGAAATTAGTGAAGGAGCGCGAGGAAAAGCGACTCAAAAAGCAGCAAGAGGCTGAACAGAAGAAACAAGCGCTCGAGGAGATCCAGCGTAACTTGCGACAGCAAGAAGATGCCGCCAAATTGAAGGCCGCCAAAGCAAAGGCCGAACAAGAACGTGAGTTGTTGCAACAAATGAAGCAGCAACAGAATGCTCGCGCTGCTGCAGCGAAAATGTTGCCACCACCACCGAAACATCAATCGAAGTACACATTCGAAATGTTGCATGAAGATGATTCAACAGATGAAGAGGAAAAGACTTCGTATAAGCGACCACCGCCACCAACTTGGAGCCGAAGTACGTTTAAGATAATgacaaaaatttcactttttataatatgcgtttttcattgtttttttaacagGTCACGTACGTGGCTCGGCAATTCGTATGCAGCAATACTGGCCTACGAAAATAATTGACAGCTTCTTTTCGGTGCAACCGATGTCACCGGATTTGCGTTCGATCTTCCCCAATATTAGTTCGCATCATTTGAAACGCAATTCAAGCGTCCTATGGACAACCCCGCCACGTTATTCGGAGCTGCCAAAATATTAAACGTCTGCTCTGTCTTCATAAATAATCGTTTCGTTTTGTATATGACATATAAAATTGAGATTAGTCTGTTAATTAACTTGAAATGGAATTTTAGTTGTATTTAGTACAAGTAGCTGCTTGCTCGAATTATTAATCattttattgtttgtaattTGTTGGTAAATTCTCTTGCACTATCCTATTCATATATACGCATATGAGGAGTGCTTTTCGTGTATACATAAGGAATTTTGTAAGCATTTTAACGTGTTTGATTATCATGACacattttgcacttttttacaaataaaataaaattaaaaacaagacAAAATGATTCAAATTTTATTCTCAAGAAAATATGATTGCTTGCAATGCATAAAAATGAActtgtttcaaataaataaggGTCATCTTAATATTGCTTCACGGTAGTTGTGGCGGTAGatttctgccgagttgacagtccttggccggataacagtccgggttcgttccggttacgtacataggcccgactgtcgtgggaacgataCACGGTACTTTGGAGTGTTGGACCGCTGTCAGCAAAATCTCATACAGAAAAGCTGTGAAGCGGATCGCTTTTCTCTGTATAACAGGAGTGATAAAACAGCCTTTACTCCACACGCCACCGTGGGACAAAGacaaacgttgttggcaacatgcAAGGTATTCGGCCGGAAGGTGATAAACTACGCCGCCTCAAAATGGTAGTCTGGATGCAGAGATGGAGACGGTACAGACCTGGCAGATCCATCAAGCAAcctaaactcctacttatccagactAGGCCCTGATATACAAAAtctatgtcctgcatgcaacgattTCCCGCATGACACTAATCACCTCCACGCATGCGCAATGGAACCAACTTACTTAACTCTCTCCTGACCATGGTGCGAACCCGTCAAAGCAGCTCGTTTCCTGAGTTTACCGTTAAGTGATTTCGGTGACAgttaacaactacaacaacaacggtgTATGACGCAG includes:
- the LOC105230535 gene encoding uncharacterized protein LOC105230535; protein product: MEGLLKIIETSDEYCNELKELKEKFIKDLRDQLRGQKTAILEPITLGQLPNITPQQKKKRIKRLSDLTESDNESIPEKISPRLSARTSNSKLLATADTMEAEQIDIEHVPATPDLCPTPAPRSAKVEYKEQLEEKLMPPPPAPITAQSNLTQVAANNETSFSRPQRAAKLKSEKNLKEPKLNCKMRRPSKNNTTKVKLEHEQRPSQMHEVDDNTVQSNSDASKSTASITSENSVIAIPTKAPSVVELNSDDEATDKNSQRNSTEDGKTRGLRIKIKREKSSIGVANDKANVEPSAPSTTLESSVSAQQTVPLPKIPIKSEPGSDDSTLASTTLSVNTTANTKRRKKKDAVPKPIKVERFSDIDATETTRKTRKQTRASGGSVYEDAVDHPISNEAVSTPPTRVSLVPPEVAAAAGMNETRNNSAQPEKAGNLTVVTGAVINDATFCANAAQTTFQVDAAQATFVMDGQNANMTVTINKKSGGAVTSVGDTTYNVPISDKANNSTASSRHSMETAKDTTHPQQDSLITEDESFEPEKPKGKLATLPKPGPASTKLGSAKIFKMPTRTNELFNPLVQSPVKKKVEAFENAAIAAHTTEVTSSGRPKRTKENTAPSSINTPTFGKLASVPTLGRFLTPTQSSNLTGSLAKVKKVPNSASKVMPHSKGIAGVKATASTTASKTLSRENSAEDFRKGLHSLAEERKKQREQKHLIAAQQREAKERERAERAAKLVKEREEKRLKKQQEAEQKKQALEEIQRNLRQQEDAAKLKAAKAKAEQERELLQQMKQQQNARAAAAKMLPPPPKHQSKYTFEMLHEDDSTDEEEKTSYKRPPPPTWSRSHVRGSAIRMQQYWPTKIIDSFFSVQPMSPDLRSIFPNISSHHLKRNSSVLWTTPPRYSELPKY
- the LOC105230534 gene encoding GPI ethanolamine phosphate transferase 3 encodes the protein MNYAWSYFFVLIWLAYLISSGVLLFSRGFLLSRVSKTDISSCQRLSLNESDEYFLSEEIVQEIFKDVNATSNLCLPQKSKVIILLIDALKYDFGVYKENISNPLPYENKLTIMYDLIQSSPENAHLMQFKADPPTTTLQRLKGLTTGSLPTFVDMGSNFASPEINEDNIIDQLVRHNLPMVFLGDSTWTDLYPRRFRRAYSYPSFDIFDLDTVDNKIEQLLPKELAKDDWQVLIAHFLGVDHCGHKHGPLHEEMARKLSEMNEVIKSVIAKMDGDTTLLVMGDHGMTASGDHGGETEDETNALLFAYTKGNKFIGSEFGSDNTTMQQIDLVPTLATILGVPIPYSNLGLINFNIVPDIKVPYMNKFQTLLLHAWQNAQQMYKYFFNYALENKRTFSVDELENMHNEYVLFTHRVKTVYNEAGFKSFIGDLNANMRLILNTCREIWVKFDAVQMSQGLLFTLLPIFFSFLVVNNLNALELYRIFTPKGVTFTYLVNIAAGFFGYRYFKNFSFKSEDHGVIFFTNIVSAFILIFHALQNWRTIANNWSAVKRFGNMPTRIIFIIAVSVFFSNSFIIQEPKILSYLLVGSILLLAYEIIQKCLRLELNKRFKWSQFLRSTIAQLLLFSVLAIIIVRYTYMLFRCREEQGNCVDFSGNSDGFSIKRPATAKTYIFAVVIIVLYTTLSRLYLRHSGSLTGGSPNVWLARYGPTIASICAGGHLLLAHSAVKNVKRTHIDAMALVIYGLMLVQIVVLCVSPLLTFYVLPNFSTPIQIRPWDNVIPQIFKKIKRMYDDAEARVNQMDAMVYGLTTVYSSATIVFGLFLSMMLIVLLEPRATIGMVACIAISVVIILVHSTLRFRTAANLANCIQPTFTGIVSWFLLAHFCFFATSHQTTLSQIDWRAAFVGRTSGLGKSHLISGVLVILNTFCGQVFFFCMYNLLSLLTFSLCALHPKFIKGTTAANTNANGTPATSTVEGIGLDMMRGEFLLYENEGTFLASSFKLAVQFLILQGIKVFCAMLACTIHCRHLMVWKIFAPRFIYEGIGTFVSLTALIVGYFVILRINRALERLIFKANNLKLD
- the LOC105230533 gene encoding H(+)/Cl(-) exchange transporter 7, giving the protein MKKADDVEHLIDIDSGQDEDDISLHKSKPTKVSKSKDDAHKELQEQETEDDDDDEPLAIHPRGAEPTGSHRGGQEPPGPDTNSISMPSENNSLRSAHNLEANEGRANGRQTEPTFYIRSRTSTLNTTALKDDVYESLDYDVCDNVLFKEDQKFSDNARFNIRKDILRWIIFIQIGVVTALIACVIDIPIEELSAVKYTFLKNSVDNNVAANINPGGNLVIPYIYWMAMSIVPVVLGAALVTYVEPITAGSGMPQVKSYLNGVKIPRIVRIKTLAVKAVGVVTAVVGGLVGGKEGPMAHAGAVVAAGISQGKSTTFVKDFRIFRAFRDDHEKRDFVLGGAAAGVAAAFGSPIGGMLFSLEEAASFWNQNLIWRTLVASIISSFTLNIVLSAYHGLNNFTFTGLFNLGKFEQPLTFEYFELPIFMLFGVTGGLLGAMWNSYNTHINRFRSRFIKFKFARILEAALVAVIGVTLACVMIFFINDCRPLGNDPTDYPVQLFCEDNEYNAVAALWFQTPEATVRSLFHDPPGSHKILTLTVFTLVYYFLACVTFGLNVSLGIFIPTGLVGAAWGRLVAMIIFYIFPEATFLSPGKYALIGAAANLGGVLRMTISLSVILMETTGVETSFFFPLIVTLISAKWVGDYFTEGIYDIQIKMSCVPLLPWELLPKYKGLKASELMSTPVVCIKKCDSAKYIYKVLRRCKHNGFPVVEDVKGNNRANGRVCGIVLRSQLIVILLNSFYEEKKNFWEKEVSIQTFRNVYPRYPSIDSVRLPNEKENYTVNLDIFMNPSPVRVSQCDSASKIFKKFRALGLRHMIVIDRENRVVGIITRKDFLYK